In one Culex quinquefasciatus strain JHB chromosome 2, VPISU_Cqui_1.0_pri_paternal, whole genome shotgun sequence genomic region, the following are encoded:
- the LOC6031456 gene encoding uncharacterized protein LOC6031456 isoform X2, with product MAEEDKASRNDEVWKRVKTYIPFLQELISFYKNDNQQNRQQQLQKLTTMYDLLTNKRLNYGSLCKCEGVLIKLYETNPLKKKDATDEASKASASTDSESPEEPAAETSSADIPTPASPVPDTPAEPDPEPEPTEALADSRDPIVPSNGRTKSPDKATEKPPLTLDEIQRLIIEKPNTKVRAAINDTLKSLKRIPSVPFDHNHGNPNIPFPPASHMIPPSPVDVSPTSSYWQTENDSYEHFPHPATNSFRPTASRNSNIIELTPGPSELSPLYRRRENLPDDVRMTNDRMDISPLYTPPQTVPPPVPVHPPMIKDPRLRKAAAISTGMPLPDQAPPDPVNRFHLPPNTHDSRVARPLPPAPPPPNELPKCIAPNPNLPLEFPKRRLSICANQVIVEEIPPEPVLPPVTGFPARRMSVGVERLPPPPPPQYDQPFHGPPFVPPPVQPSLPIFPVSAQPHPMMIPPLPMDVPSVVDRDPRRKHQHGGDFRGPPSHPQQHVTGRLDHLVPGPNRTPSTYAEYRRQKEMREKHISDKAKESRKPDVDKSKPVEDPSLSIGMVPNNNRVAAKAYAKPGKPSIHKERHFAPQAKDHAKHDAKSSFKPYKHNSPASGSSSSSSHKPEKKQHSSEKKDKPAAGSKGRDLFGEQLSSFDKMYRSGDFTKKSSSPATGIGGFKIPKIKRVEPPAPPKIVEEKEEKIAGKSRPNANKEKSKSPEPPMGSIEDDDLWDADELPKQAAPKEGKKKGPKKQPKPAAASLCTDDDMWDNDPVPSIEPAEPSPPAEESNVDSDKPEFQVPTIVPSATKEKPVFQMPAIPAARRIMTRRNSVAISQMHGDEVRKPVVALPTSVPARITRRRASIAVSQDDIERNSANTPPPPAAPTADADDEVVVRKLRKNRKRIVVIDDDDEDEKPVTTDEGETTVSSAEIATKPTEEAASENVVSSTTSEPQGKKPKKKPGRKPRVALADEDHTASDDTTAEQTDLKDEDTKVPDEEPTKCTDEDKKENKDGIESLLSNSTPDNKAQLLAMLSTMLDEKKLKKIQEIIESPSDKTIQNEQDPKPDDGEAEGSRERTTSASISSTNEACEKEKNAAAVKKKRKATELDKLNENIAECYDRDEILKATGRRSCTRRSIPVAEDVVKPPATKRSVVDLTQPKEKAEPKLRNLKVVVQKLDVTMINGRARKITEESVDDDHVSIASSSASVSPKSKKKRRNVWATGVVSKKKKKTEAKPQQAASSPMKTYAPKPVTKNTLRELHCKSDKSKDCALCSYTGQISSMVQHYVRYHPLHEVYLSRIPNPTANKIKKDPMKVTGNICEQNITFECIFCKEVLTKTRYNWKLHLASHTGEYRYKCTNCTIKSLTPCTYSHDSECSGSSMEVVNELVFEENHIHAYLCRLCNFVQLSPDNMKTHLKEEHDRQRCTGMLQFSALNFEPDMSAEASKSNETLDSDISMPELTPQITTNRQSDMSAFIPSVSEEIDSLQVLTDRSFVSPPKPSIVDRLRKNLDEMMRSKTTPNDDDEWEDIESPTKEDSAEAKTRQAAATKARRSLAESNNVPMPSPLEVKEEQVDVFERKEVVSNIGFCRVADKTWYLCVIGDCKYANTNRTEMYAHVNQHGNILWDGFCRLCTAQVIDEDSCELSKEVKHMAVVHIKDRSAIDDLNVAPPALCPVPVPMEERPGLKLRRFSGDKLSLAEEAAAEEKPINLKPWLEMATVKERAHCLNMLEPKSLYGFYKCMAVSCCFTTHVDSMMDKHLDNHELVGDMHGPVSRKSWLECSYCDITAESKADLMRHLKMMHGKSAHQCAYCFYRSREAYNVILHQKLVHGQEKNQILVIEADKHPLTAVDQELLNRRRMDNITPLICTVCKSEFCVLDAFMTHLKDVHPDTVNVACQCCQESIQKQKMPRHLLTHRIGIYECIYCKFGTDTMEAIQVHVCNQHPMEPFYCCVRYNKTPGKIMEATLKSLYEKALEESVFVPCSYTNEELSYKSVDTKSNHDICYTGVAKPTVIPLQLPPIRVGDSNILLSAQIPSALSSSSSVGLSQQPKQTFVVNRTEVIKVPMIASVSGGGIMLPCTTSVPIISAVQGNYQEHAPAPSQSMPIITQVRGGAAAAATSSVPIISRVEGGCTAMAVVRPASSLLPQEDEALMLEAERIAIEMIKDTGLPKAHLYKCIFKGCNAQSADSIGLRKHLTYGHLPSASYTCSHCKKQNQFPNLVTFVQHLKSHETQRVFCFICDYKGSYPPDVIKHVKEVHKFNKPTILFLNPKKNDPNNDIILFAPGQPTEAEKRAYYRKLIDLYNHKMQAALLQQKTHFAPDECETLPKQAIFSQMVSCSTCQYSTKVRINMYRHLKGHLNDMPVSNVDPKNPVPCWGQGEKHFDRMRNPAASSQEDDDLIQSLCFVQETKRYICGAPNCRYLTINEVMLQTHLNALHGDVKEYKCPHCPAVHVFAGQLNATKVLEHLRLHDKELYRCSTCQLFLNNQKDINRHVSDKHPPSANAAVLVIRDGSTAGSAAASADSDVVFKWKCDVCMFKSVTLGEMRSHLQDTHNINAKYRCARCLFSSSLKSAFTRHYEQQHPGVEILIISLYKAIEGDDSRADTTPLWRREVNKTKSIRGIQVEVEEDQEDVEDEEETPANVVIVGTPSTSGKRRSAELAEGAGSLAKRPKQDATPVIKAFKCGFRGCTYVDDFGAGIVSHFKAAHPNEKPSVLRNSLANPEQSRFDYFLKYACHYCIKKADTIQELIQHWKQMHQLAGTRSKDKPFLFRTSKIILCFYCRKGAVMPEMKSHFTAFHSGLQPIYMDFRNPKRCAECDFVMGANRQEMVNHFAQNHKVENEYSKGWIDFLTDDVVNKILRLNSSNYGCEKCPFITDNNADFAAHYTANHPGQAVIFNEYTVPQTITYHCSYNNCKSEIADEKSLAHHILYHVPIFKCLGGEGQCNVQFRTFTMLMQHHQTTHKNEGLRYALKTPEEYKEVLRMITIQFWNGFMMTLEDARQAGNRYASSNGLFKLVNQLCHDSVLAESQALTG from the exons ATGGCAGAGGAGGACAAAGCCTCTCGCAACGATGAGGTTTGGAAACGGGTCAAGACGTACATACCGTTCCTGCAGGAGTTGATTAGTTTCTACAAAAACGACAATCAGCAAAACAGGCAGCAGCAGCTTCAAAAGCTGACCACCATGTACGATCTTCTGACAAACAAGAG GTTAAACTACGGTTCGCTCTGCAAATGTGAGGGGGTGCTGATTAAGCTGTATGAAACG AACCCGTTGAAGAAAAAGGACGCAACGGATGAGGCGTCAAAAGCATCTGCGTCCACTGATTCTGAATCACCAGAAGAGCCAGCTGCCGAAACGTCCTCAGCGGATATACCAACCCCGGCATCTCCGGTTCCAGACACACCGGCCGAGCCGGATCCAGAACCGGAGCCCACCGAAGCACTCGCCGATAGTCGTGATCCTATTGTGCCATCGAATGGTCGTACCAAATCGCCGGATAAAGCTACCGAAAAGCCACCGCTAACGCTGGATGAGATCCAAAGACTGATTATCGAGAAGCCCAACACCAAGGTGCGGGCGGCAATCAACGATACGTTGAAATCGTTGAAGCGGATTCCGTCGGTTCCTTTCGACCACAACCATGGCAACCCGAATATCCCGTTCCCCCCTGCTTCACACATGATACCGCCTTCGCCGGTCGACGTTTCTCCAACATCGTCGTACTGGCAgactgaaaatgattcttatgaacACTTTCCACATCCAGCGACCAACTCCTTTCGGCCCACGGCATCTCGCAACAGTAACATCATAGAGCTGACTCCAGGTCCGTCGGAGTTGTCTCCTCTTTATCGACGCCGCGAAAATTTGCCGGATGATGTGCGAATGACGAATGATCGAATGGATATTTCCCCCCTGTACACACCGCCCCAAACAGTGCCACCACCAGTGCCGGTCCATCCTCCGATGATTAAAGATCCCCGACTTCGGAAAGCGGCGGCAATTTCCACCGGAATGCCGTTGCCCGACCAAGCTCCTCCTGATCCTGTGAATCGGTTTCATTTGCCCCCCAATACTCATGACTCACGAGTGGCTCGTCCCCTTCCACCTGCCCCGCCTCCTCCGAACGAGCTGCCCAAGTGTATCGCTCCGAATCCCAATCTTCCATTGGAATTCCCGAAGCGACGACTGAGTATCTGCGCCAACCAGGTGATTGTAGAGGAAATTCCTCCTGAGCCCGTGCTGCCACCCGTAACTGGGTTTCCAGCTCGTAGAATGAGTGTTGGAGTAGAAAGattaccaccaccaccaccgccacaGTACGATCAACCTTTTCACGGACCACCGTTCGTGCCACCACCGGTTCAACCGTCACTGCCCATTTTCCCAGTATCAGCGCAACCTCATCCGATGATGATTCCGCCACTGCCCATGGATGTCCCCTCTGTTGTAGATCGTGATCCTCGCCGGAAGCATCAACATGGCGGCGATTTTAGGGGCCCTCCATCGCATCCACAGCAGCATGTGACGGGACGATTGGATCATTTGGTACCTGGCCCTAACAGGACCCCGTCTACGTATGCTGAGTATCGTCGTCAGAAGGAAATGCGAGAGAAACACATAAGTGATAAGGCCAAGGAAAGCCGAAAGCCGGACGTGGACAAGTCAAAACCCGTCGAAGATCCCAGCCTGTCCATCGGAATGGTTCCCAATAACAACCGCGTGGCTGCCAAGGCATACGCGAAACCGGGAAAGCCGTCTATTCACAAGGAACGACATTTTGCTCCCCAAGCAAAAGATCACGCCAAGCACGATGCCAAGTCGAGCTTTAAGCCGTACAAGCACAACTCCCCAGCGTCTGGCTCCTCGTCGTCATCCTCGCACAAACCCGAGAAGAAACAGCATTCATCGGAGAAAAAGGACAAGCCAGCCGCCGGTTCGAAGGGTAGGGATCTATTTGGTGAGCAGCTGTCCTCGTTCGACAAGATGTATCGCAGCGGAGATTTTACCAAAAAGTCTTCCTCCCCCGCGACGGGAATTGGCGGGTTCAAAATCCCCAAAATCAAACGAGTGGAACCACCGGCTCCGCCCAAGATTGTTGAGGAAAAGGAAGAGAAGATCGCCGGCAAAAGTCGACCAAACGCGAACAAAGAGAAAAGCAAATCTCCCGAGCCACCGATGGGCAGCATCGAAGACGACGACTTGTGGGATGCCGATGAACTGCCGAAGCAAGCAGCGCcgaaggaaggcaaaaagaaaggACCAAAAAagcagccaaagccagccgcagcAAGTCTGTGCACGGACGACGATATGTGGGATAACGATCCAGTGCCGTCGATTGAACCTGCTGAACCGTCTCCGCCGGCGGAGGAGTCTAACGTTGACAGCGACAAGCCGGAATTCCAGGTCCCAACCATCGTTCCTAGCGCTACCAAAGAGAAGCCAGTATTCCAGATGCCAGCAATTCCGGCTGCGCGCAGGATCATGACTCGACGAAACTCGGTGGCTATCAGTCAAATGCACGGTGATGAAGTGCGAAAGCCGGTGGTGGCATTACCTACATCGGTTCCAGCAAGGATCACGAGACGTCGGGCATCGATCGCGGTGTCACAGGATGATATTGAACGAAATTCGGCCAATACACCACCGCCTCCTGCAGCTCCAACGGCTGATGCTGACGATGAAGTTGTGGTCAGGAAGCTGCGTAAAAACCGTAAGCGTATAGTGGTtatcgacgacgatgacgaagaTGAAAAACCGGTGACGACTGACGAAGGCGAAACTACAGTCTCGTCAGCAGAAATCGCGACGAAACCAACGGAGGAAGCTGCCAGCGAAAATGTCGTGTCGAGCACCACCAGCGAGCCACAAGGCAAAAAGCCCAAGAAGAAGCCCGGCCGTAAGCCGCGAGTTGCTTTGGCTGACGAAGATCATACAGCAAGTGATGACACAACTGCCGAGCAGACTGATCTAAAGGACGAGGACACGAAAGTTCCGGATGAAGAGCCTACAAAGTGCACCGATGAAGACAAGAAGGAAAACAAGGACGGCATAGAGAGCCTGTTGTCTAATTCCACCCCGGATAACAAAGCCCAACTATTGGCGATGCTGAGCACAATGTTGGACGAGAAGAAGCTGAAGAAAATCCAGGAAATCATCGAAAGTCCTAGTGACAAGACTATCCAGAACGAGCAGGACCCAAAGCCGGACGACGGCGAAGCTGAAGGCAGCAGGGAACGTACTACATCCGCGTCAATCAGCTCTACGAATGAAGCTTGCGAGAAAGAAAAGAACGCCGCCGCCGTCAAGAAGAAGCGAAAGGCGACAGAACTGGACAAGCTGAACGAAAATATTGCGGAATGCTACGATCGGGACGAAATCCTCAAAGCAACCGGAAGACGAAGCTGCACCAGACGCAGCATACCGGTGGCTGAAGATGTCGTCAAACCTCCCGCAACGAAGCGTTCAGTGGTGGATCTCACGCAACCGAAGGAGAAGGCTGAACCAAAGCTGCGAAATTTGAAGGTGGTGGTCCAGAAGCTGGACGTGACCATGATAAACGGTCGTGCTCGAAAGATTACCGAAGAGAGCGTGGACGATGACCACGTGTCGATTGCGTCCAGTTCGGCGTCTGTTTCGCCGAAATCGAAAAAGAAGCGACGAAACGTTTGGGCGACGGGAGTTGTAtctaagaagaagaaaaagacgGAGGCCAAACCCCAGCAGGCAGCCTCTTCTCCGATGAAAACGTACGCTCCGAAACCGGTGACCAAGAACACGCTTCGTGAGCTGCACTGTAAGAGTGACAAGTCCAAGGATTGTGCCCTCTGCTCATATACCGGACAGATTTCAAGCATGGTTCAGCACTACGTGCGCTATCACCCGTTGCACGAGGTGTACCTGAGCCGTATTCCGAATCCGACCGCCAACAAGATCAAGAAGGACCCCATGAAGGTTACTGGTAACATCTGCGAGCAGAACATTACCTTCGAATGCATCTTCTGCAAGGAAGTTCTGACGAAAACGAGGTACAACTGGAAACTGCACCTGGCGAGCCACACCGGAGAGTATCGGTACAAGTGCACGAACTGCACGATCAAATCTCTGACGCCCTGCACGTACTCGCACGATAGCGAATGTAGTGGTTCTTCGATGGAGGTGGTCAACGAGTTGGTGTTTGAGGAGAACCACATCCACGCGTACTTGTGCCGGCTGTGCAACTTTGTTCAGCTTTCGCCGGACAATATGAAAacgcatttgaaagaggagcaCGATCGGCAACGATGCACTGGAATGCTTCAGTTCAGTGCGCTGAACTTTGAACCCGACATGTCGGCAGAGGCTTCGAAGTCGAACGAAACCCTAGATTCAGATATCTCGATGCCCGAACTTACGCCCCAGATCACGACTAACAGGCAAAGCGACATGTCGGCTTTCATTCCATCCGTCAGCGAGGAAATTGACTCACTTCAGGTGTTGACCGATCGCAGTTTTGTGTCGCCTCCGAAACCATCGATCGTTGATCGGCTGCGGAAGAACTTGGACGAAATGATGCGATCAAAAACTACGCCGAACGACGATGACGAGTGGGAGGACATTGAATCTCCAACCAAGGAGGACTCGGCTGAAGCTAAGACACGTCAGGCAGCGGCAACGAAGGCACGCCGGTCGCTGGCAGAATCAAACAACGTTCCGATGCCGTCACCGCTGGAAGTGAAAGAGGAGCAAGTCGATGTTTTCGAGCGCAAGGAGGTGGTGTCGAACATCGGGTTCTGTAGGGTCGCCGACAAAACGTGGTATCTTTGTGTGATTGGAGATTGCAAGTATGCCAATACGAATCGGACGGAGATGTACGCACACGTTAATCAGCATGGCAACATTCTGTGGGACGGATTTTGCCGCCTCTGCACGGCTCAGGTCATCGACGAAGATTCATGTGAGCTGAGCAAAGAAGTTAAACACATGGCCGTAGTTCACATCAAGGACCGCTCGGCGATTGACGACTTGAACGTGGCGCCTCCTGCTCTATGTCCTGTGCCGGTTCCAATGGAGGAGCGGCCTGGTTTGAAACTGCGGAGGTTTTCCGGCGATAAACTGTCCCTGGCGGAAGAAGCTGCTGCGGAAGAGAAGCCGATCAATCTGAAGCCTTGGCTGGAAATGGCCACGGTTAAGGAACGCGCCCACTGCCTAAACATGCTCGAACCGAAGAGTTTGTACGGCTTCTACAAGTGCATGGCGGTCAGCTGCTGCTTCACCACGCACGTCGACTCCATGATGGACAAGCACCTGGACAACCACGAACTGGTCGGCGACATGCACGGTCCGGTGAGTCGCAAAAGTTGGCTGGAATGTTCCTACTGTGATATTACGGCCGAGAGCAAAGCCGATCTGATGCGACATCTAAAGATGATGCACGGAAAGAGCGCCCACCAGTGTGCGTACTGTTTCTATCGGAGCAGGGAAGCGTACAACGTCATCCTGCACCAAAAGCTCGTGCACGGCCAGGAGAAGAATCAGATTTTGGTCATCGAGGCGGACAAACATCCGCTGACTGCGGTGGACCAGGAGCTGCTGAATCGGCGTCGAATGGATAACATTACCCCGTTGATTTGTACCG TGTGCAAGTCGGAGTTTTGCGTTCTCGACGCGTTCATGACCCACCTGAAGGACGTCCACCCGGACACGGTGAACGTGGCTTGCCAGTGTTGCCAGGAGAGCATCCAGAAGCAGAAGATGCCGCGCCATCTGCTGACGCACCGGATCGGAATCTACGAGTGCATTTACTGCAAGTTTGGCACCGACACGATGGAAGCGATCCAGGTGCACGTGTGCAATCAGCACCCGATGGAGCCGTTCTACTGCTGCGTTCGGTACAACAAAACCCCCGGAAAG ATCATGGAGGCCACCTTGAAGTCGCTGTACGAGAAAGCCCTGGAAGAGAGTGTGTTTGTGCCGTGTTCGTACACGAATGAGGAACTCAGCTACAAGTCGGTCGATACGAAGAGCAATCACGATATATGCTACACGGGAGTCGCCAAACCGACGGTGATTCCGCTGCAATTGCCACCGATTCGTGTCGGCGATTCAAACATCCTGTTGAGCGCCCAGATTCCTTCGGCtttgtcgtcatcgtcgtcggtgGGGTTGTCCCAGCAGCCCAAGCAAACGTTCGTGGTTAACCGGACGGAGGTGATCAAGGTTCCAATGATTGCGTCCGTTTCCGGCGGTGGAATCATGCTGCCGTGCACGACGTCGGTGCCGATCATTTCGGCAGTTCAAGGAAACTACCAGGAGCATGCGCCTGCACCCTCGCAGAGTATGCCGATCATTACACAGGTGCGTGGTGGTGCGGCCGCCGCTGCTACAAGTTCTGTGCCGATCATTTCCAGGGTTGAAGGCGGTTGCACCGCAATGGCGGTGGTCAGACCGGCCTCTTCCTTG CTACCGCAGGAGGACGAAGCGCTGATGCTGGAAGCGGAACGTATCGCGATCGAAATGATCAAGGACACCGGGCTGCCCAAGGCACACCTCTacaaatgcatttttaaggGGTGCAATGCTCAGTCCGCGGATAGCATCGGTTTGCGGAAGCATCTAACGTACGGACACTTGCCATCCGCGTCGTACACGTGCAGTCACTGCAAGAAGCAAAATCAGTTCCCCAATTTGGTGACTTTTGTGCAGCACCTGAAGTCGCACGAAACGCAGCGAGTGTTTTGCTTTATCTGCGATTACAAGGGATCTTACCCGCCGGATGTGATCAAGCACGTGAAGGAGGTTCACAAGTTCAACAAACCAACCATTCTGTTCCTGAACCCGAAGAAGAACGATCCCAACAACGACATCATCCTGTTTGCGCCGGGTCAACCAACGGAGGCCGAGAAGAGGGCTTACTACCGAAAGCTGATTGATCTGTACAACCACAAAATGCAGGCTGCTCTGCTTCAGCAGAAGACGCACTTTGCCCCGGACGAGTGTGAAACGCTGCCAAAACAAGCCATCTTCAGTCAAATGGTTAGCTGCAGCACCTGCCAGTACAGCACCAAAGTTCGCATCAACATGTACCGCCATCTGAAGGGTCACCTGAACGATATGCCCGTGTCGAACGTTGATCCTAAAAATCCTGTTCCGTGTTGGGGCCAAGGCGAGAAGCACTTTGATCGGATGCGCAACCCTGCCGCCAGTTCCCAGGAAGACGACGATTTGATCCAGTCGCTGTGCTTCGTGCAGGAAACCAAGCGATACATTTGCGGTGCACCAAACTGTCGATATCTGACCATCAACGAAGTCATGCTGCAAACCCATCTCAACGCGCTGCACGGCGATGTGAAAGAGTACAAGTGTCCTCACTGTCCAGCGGTGCACGTATTTGCCGGTCAACTGAACGCGACCAAAGTGCTGGAGCACCTGCGACTGCACGACAAAGAGCTGTACCGATGCAGCACGTGTCAGCTGTTCCTGAACAACCAGAAGGATATCAATCGGCACGTGAGTGATAAGCACCCGCCAAGTGCGAACGCCGCAGTGCTTGTGATTCGGGACGGCAGCACTGCTGGCAGTGCCGCGGCCTCGGCGGACAGCGATGTGGTCTTCAAGTGGAAGTGCGACGTTTGTATGTTCAAAAGTGTAACCCTCGGTGAGATGAGATCCCATCTGCAGGACACGCACAACATCAACGCCAAGTATCGATGCGCTCGGTGCTTGTTCAGTTCGTCGCTCAAGAGTGCCTTTACCCGGCACTACGAGCAGCAACATCCGGGAGTTGAAATTCTCATCATCTCACTGTACAAAGCGATCGAAGGGGACGATAGCCGGGCCGATACGACGCCTCTGTGGCGCCGGGAAGTCAACAAAACGAAGAGCATCCGAGGAATTCAGGTCGAGGTTGAAGAAGATCAAGAAGACGTAGAGGACGAGGAGGAAACACCGGCGAACGTTGTCATCGTTGGAACGCCGAGTACCTCTGGAAAGCGTCGAAGCGCGGAACTCGCGGAAGGCGCCGGCAGTTTGGCCAAACGCCCCAAGCAGGACGCTACCCCGGTGATCAAGGCGTTCAAGTGTGGATTCAGGGGCTGTACTTACGTGGATGATTTCGGAGCGGGCATCGTGTCCCACTTCAAAGCGGCACATCCAAACGAAAAACCATCGGTCCTTCGCAACTCGTTGGCCAATCCGGAACAGTCCCGCTTCGATTACTTCCTGAAGTACGCTTGCCATTACTGCATCAAGAAGGCGGACACCATCCAGGAGCTGATTCAACACTGGAAGCAAATGCATCAGCTGGCAGGAACTCGCAGCAAGGACAAGCCGTTTCTGTTCCGAACCTCGAAGATCATCCTGTGCTTCTACTGCCGGAAGGGTGCGGTGATGCCGGAGATGAAGTCGCACTTTACCGCGTTCCACTCGGGACTGCAGCCCATCTACATGGACTTCCGCAATCCGAAACGGTGCGCCGAGTGTGACTTCGTCATGGGTGCCAACCGGCAAGAGATGGTGAATCACTTCGCCCAAAATCACAAAGTGGAGAACGAATATTCCAAGGGCTGGATAGATTTCCTCACCGACGACGTCGTGAACAAAATCCTACGTCTCAACAGCTCCAACTACGGCTGTGAAAAGTGTCCCTTCATCACGGACAACAACGCGGACTTTGCGGCCCACTACACCGCCAACCATCCCGGCCAAGCTGTGATCTTCAACGAGTACACCGTTCCGCAGACCATCACCTACCACTGTTCGTACAACAACTGCAAGAGCGAAATTGCCGACGAAAAGAGCTTGGCGCATCACATTCTGTACCACGTGCCGATCTTCAAGTGCCTGGGCGGCGAGGGCCAGTGCAACGTACAGTTCCGTACCTTTACGATGTTGATGCAGCACCACCAGACGACACACAAGAACGAGGGTCTGCGTTACGCACTCAAGACTCCCGAGGAATACAAGGAAGTGCTGCGAATGATTACCATTCAGTTTTGGAACGGATTCATGATGACGCTGGAGGATGCACGGCAGGCCGGAAATCGCTACGCAAGCTCAAACGGACTCTTCAAACTCGTCAACCAGCTTTGCCACGACTCCGTGCTCGCAGAAAGTCAAGCCCTCACGGGTTAG